A region of Paractinoplanes abujensis DNA encodes the following proteins:
- a CDS encoding SDR family oxidoreductase, with the protein MTTTRVVALDLAGRTAMVTGGASGIGRAVAARLAAAGAEVLVVDVDEAAAYRADLADPEAVDALPAHVDVLVNNAGLQFVAPLPEFPPDRFAHIQKVMVEAPFRLARRVLPHMYERGWGRVVNISSVHGLIASPYKSAYVTAKHGLEGLSKTIALEGAGRGVTSNCVNPAFVRTPLVDKQIADQAAAHGIDESEVIEKIMLDRTAIKRLITPEEVAELVAYLCTPAADLITGASIALDGGWTAH; encoded by the coding sequence ATGACGACGACACGAGTGGTCGCGCTGGACCTGGCCGGACGGACGGCCATGGTGACCGGCGGGGCCAGTGGGATCGGCCGGGCCGTGGCCGCACGGCTGGCCGCGGCGGGGGCCGAGGTGCTGGTCGTGGACGTCGACGAGGCCGCGGCGTACCGGGCCGACCTGGCCGACCCGGAGGCCGTCGACGCCTTGCCCGCGCACGTCGATGTGCTGGTCAACAACGCCGGGCTGCAGTTCGTGGCGCCGCTGCCGGAGTTCCCGCCCGACCGTTTCGCGCACATCCAGAAGGTCATGGTGGAGGCGCCGTTCCGGCTGGCCCGGCGGGTGCTGCCGCACATGTATGAGCGCGGCTGGGGCCGGGTCGTGAACATCTCGTCGGTGCACGGGCTGATCGCGTCGCCCTACAAGTCGGCCTACGTGACGGCCAAGCACGGCCTGGAGGGGTTGTCCAAGACGATCGCGTTGGAGGGCGCGGGCCGCGGGGTCACGTCCAACTGCGTCAACCCGGCCTTCGTGCGCACCCCGCTGGTCGACAAGCAGATCGCCGACCAGGCCGCGGCACACGGCATCGACGAGTCCGAGGTCATCGAGAAGATCATGCTGGACCGGACGGCCATCAAACGCCTGATCACCCCGGAGGAGGTGGCCGAGCTGGTGGCCTACCTGTGCACGCCCGCGGCCGACCTGATCACCGGCGCCTCGATCGCGCTCGACGGCGGCTGGACGGCGCACTGA
- a CDS encoding alpha/beta hydrolase, which yields METRDLRIQARGITQNVLVGGPGDGTPVLLVHGNCSSAGFWAPLIRRLPGGVRVVAPDLRGYGRSETAPVDATRGLGDFADDVTALLDDRALFPRGGPVVVAAHSMGCGVVMQMLISRPDRFSAVLLEAPLSPYGFGGTRDLTGTPTTADFAGTGGGTANPDFVARIQAGDRSAESPTSPLSVLRSAYVADPASLGEDEALLLGTVLSTAIGDDNYPGDAVAVESWPGMGPGDRGVLNTMAPNHFNVADALAGAEPKPPIVWVRGDRDAIVSDTSLFDLAYLGSLGAVPGWPGAEECPPQPMVGQTRAVFERYGNFREVVYEGCGHSPHVERPDEVAAELLTLINGA from the coding sequence ATGGAGACCCGTGATCTTCGCATCCAGGCCCGTGGAATCACCCAGAATGTGCTGGTCGGCGGGCCCGGTGACGGCACACCGGTGCTGCTCGTGCACGGCAACTGCTCGTCCGCCGGCTTCTGGGCGCCGTTGATTCGGCGGCTGCCCGGCGGTGTCCGGGTCGTGGCGCCCGACCTGCGCGGATACGGGCGCAGCGAGACCGCACCGGTCGACGCCACCCGAGGGCTGGGCGACTTCGCCGACGACGTGACGGCCCTGCTCGACGACCGGGCGCTGTTCCCGCGGGGCGGGCCGGTGGTGGTGGCCGCGCACTCGATGGGGTGCGGAGTGGTGATGCAGATGCTGATCTCCCGGCCCGACCGGTTCTCGGCCGTGCTGCTGGAGGCGCCCCTGAGCCCGTACGGGTTCGGCGGCACCCGCGATCTGACCGGTACGCCCACGACGGCCGACTTCGCCGGCACCGGGGGTGGCACCGCCAACCCGGACTTCGTGGCGCGGATCCAGGCCGGGGATCGCAGTGCGGAGTCGCCCACCAGTCCGTTGTCGGTGCTGCGGTCGGCCTACGTCGCCGACCCGGCGTCGCTCGGGGAGGATGAGGCTTTGCTGCTCGGCACCGTGCTGAGCACGGCCATCGGGGACGACAACTACCCGGGGGACGCGGTCGCGGTCGAGAGCTGGCCGGGGATGGGACCCGGGGACCGCGGGGTTCTCAACACGATGGCGCCCAACCACTTCAATGTGGCCGATGCCCTGGCCGGGGCCGAGCCCAAGCCGCCGATCGTCTGGGTGCGGGGCGATCGGGACGCCATCGTCTCCGACACCTCGCTGTTCGATCTGGCCTATCTGGGGTCGCTGGGGGCGGTGCCGGGGTGGCCGGGGGCGGAAGAATGCCCGCCGCAGCCCATGGTGGGGCAGACCCGGGCGGTCTTCGAGCGGTACGGGAACTTCCGTGAGGTCGTTTACGAAGGGTGCGGGCATTCGCCGCATGTGGAGCGCCCGGACGAGGTTGCTGCCGAATTGCTCACGCTGATCAACGGGGCGTGA
- a CDS encoding sensor histidine kinase, with the protein MSTMIGRWRERAGLTGGWRLVYEAGVVALVTTAAVVPSVAADWYRLAPWLVGVTAPVLLVLRLTHPLTAYVGAAVVGLGTGGPSSLLLVFLSAALAYRAARWWQVAAGLGAAWVCFLASIFWEEPPDLEWAVLGTLLFAVLAVLPAGVARLVRRRRSLLAAMHGRNVQLHSQQNEIARQAQIRERARIARDMHDSLGHKLTLISLYSGMLRTAEGEQKAETADLVRQTSSAAMTELRQILGLLGQDDPQSSVRPLTGLDELAGQARSSGAQVELVREGEPVPLASMTEHAAYRVVQEGLTNALRHAQGGAITLLLRYEPDALIAAVTNTPGLRVVRATSRQGLLGLAERVRIAGGLLYYGPTPDGGYRVAATLPHLSDDAATPPPVPDDRPDFAEVLDRHRRRSRFVLVATALSVVAFLVLCGAGVWLFAAFAVVDREKYDAVRVGAPEAEVRDMLPDPEAATETTGGCLDYPASLTEQLREESGELSYRFCFRDGKLADKQIIRGEPS; encoded by the coding sequence ATGAGCACGATGATCGGCCGGTGGCGCGAGCGGGCCGGCCTGACCGGCGGGTGGCGTCTGGTCTACGAGGCCGGTGTCGTCGCGCTCGTGACCACGGCCGCGGTGGTGCCTTCGGTGGCCGCGGACTGGTACCGGCTCGCGCCCTGGCTGGTCGGGGTGACCGCGCCGGTGCTGCTCGTGCTGCGCCTGACCCATCCCCTCACCGCCTATGTGGGCGCGGCCGTCGTGGGACTGGGCACGGGCGGGCCGAGCAGCCTGCTGCTGGTGTTCCTGAGCGCCGCGCTGGCCTACCGGGCCGCCCGGTGGTGGCAGGTCGCGGCCGGGCTGGGCGCGGCCTGGGTCTGTTTCCTGGCCTCGATCTTCTGGGAGGAGCCGCCCGACCTCGAGTGGGCTGTCCTCGGCACGCTGCTGTTCGCGGTGCTGGCGGTGCTGCCGGCCGGGGTGGCGCGGCTCGTGCGGCGGCGGCGCTCCCTGCTGGCCGCCATGCACGGCCGCAACGTGCAGCTGCACAGCCAGCAGAACGAGATCGCCCGGCAGGCCCAGATCCGGGAACGGGCCCGCATCGCCCGCGACATGCACGACTCGCTGGGGCACAAGCTCACCCTGATCTCGCTCTACTCGGGCATGCTGCGCACCGCCGAGGGCGAGCAGAAGGCCGAGACCGCGGACCTCGTACGGCAGACCTCGTCGGCGGCGATGACCGAGCTGCGGCAGATCCTGGGGCTGCTCGGGCAGGACGACCCGCAATCGTCCGTGCGTCCCCTGACCGGCCTGGACGAGCTGGCCGGGCAGGCCCGGTCGTCGGGCGCGCAGGTGGAGCTGGTCCGGGAGGGCGAACCCGTGCCGCTGGCGTCGATGACCGAACACGCGGCGTACCGGGTCGTTCAGGAGGGCCTGACCAACGCGCTGCGCCACGCCCAGGGCGGCGCGATCACCCTGTTGCTGCGCTACGAGCCGGACGCCCTGATCGCCGCGGTGACCAACACGCCCGGACTGCGGGTGGTGCGGGCCACCAGCCGGCAGGGGTTGCTCGGGCTGGCCGAGCGGGTCCGGATCGCCGGCGGCCTGCTCTACTACGGGCCCACACCGGACGGCGGCTACCGGGTGGCGGCCACGCTGCCGCATCTGAGCGACGACGCCGCCACACCCCCGCCGGTGCCGGACGACCGGCCGGACTTCGCCGAGGTGCTCGACCGGCACCGCCGCCGGTCGAGGTTCGTGCTGGTCGCGACCGCGTTGTCGGTCGTCGCGTTCCTGGTGCTGTGCGGGGCCGGGGTGTGGCTGTTCGCGGCCTTCGCGGTGGTCGACCGCGAGAAGTACGACGCCGTGCGGGTCGGCGCGCCCGAGGCCGAGGTGCGGGACATGCTGCCGGATCCGGAGGCCGCGACGGAGACGACGGGCGGCTGCCTCGACTATCCGGCGTCGCTGACCGAGCAGCTGCGCGAGGAGTCCGGCGAGTTGAGTTACCGGTTCTGCTTCCGCGACGGCAAGCTGGCCGACAAACAAATCATCCGTGGGGAGCCGTCATGA
- a CDS encoding alpha/beta hydrolase has product MQELEVPVRGGTLRAVRWPGDGPVVLAAHGITANALSFAAVADALAGRVQLVALDLRGRARSGDLPGPYGMAAHVADVIATADHLGLGSVTLAGHSMGGFVVAATAAAHPGRVRGVLLIDGGVTIPAPPGADVDEVLTAVVGPAIRRLSMTFPDERAYLNFFRAHPALRDNWSPALAAYVARDLTGTPPSLRSSCSLEAVRADATDTLIDRTTVDAVHHLRCPAHLLWAERGLQDQTPGLYVASSLAGLPFPTEFVPDVNHYTILFDPRAVALVAERVVELAGHRPR; this is encoded by the coding sequence ATGCAGGAGCTGGAGGTTCCCGTACGGGGTGGGACGCTGCGCGCCGTGCGCTGGCCCGGCGACGGTCCGGTCGTGCTGGCCGCGCACGGCATCACCGCCAACGCGCTGTCGTTCGCGGCCGTGGCCGACGCGCTGGCCGGGCGGGTCCAACTGGTCGCCCTCGACCTGCGGGGCCGGGCCCGCAGCGGTGATCTGCCCGGCCCGTACGGGATGGCCGCGCACGTCGCCGACGTGATCGCGACGGCCGACCACCTGGGGCTGGGCAGTGTGACGCTGGCCGGCCACTCGATGGGCGGTTTCGTGGTGGCCGCGACGGCCGCGGCCCACCCCGGCCGGGTCCGCGGCGTCCTGCTGATCGACGGCGGCGTCACGATCCCGGCCCCGCCCGGCGCCGACGTCGACGAGGTGCTGACGGCCGTCGTCGGCCCCGCGATCCGCCGGCTGAGCATGACGTTCCCCGACGAACGGGCGTACCTGAACTTCTTCCGCGCCCACCCCGCGCTGCGCGACAACTGGTCCCCGGCGCTCGCCGCGTACGTCGCCCGCGACCTGACCGGCACCCCGCCGTCGCTGCGCTCGTCGTGCTCGCTGGAGGCCGTACGCGCCGACGCCACCGACACGCTGATCGACCGCACGACCGTCGACGCCGTCCACCACCTGAGGTGCCCGGCCCACCTGCTCTGGGCCGAGCGCGGCCTGCAGGACCAGACCCCCGGCCTGTACGTCGCATCGAGCCTCGCCGGCCTGCCCTTCCCCACCGAGTTCGTGCCCGACGTCAACCACTACACGATCCTCTTCGACCCCCGAGCCGTCGCGCTGGTCGCCGAGCGCGTCGTGGAGCTGGCCGGTCACCGCCCCCGGTGA